In Lineus longissimus chromosome 9, tnLinLong1.2, whole genome shotgun sequence, one genomic interval encodes:
- the LOC135493744 gene encoding Y+L amino acid transporter 2-like — translation MSIRLKSPLKRRHHRGKPKHREFSDVPLLSQSSTSDTESYSSSIHSDDQESEENRQQATTLGLDIHDAKPLEEILLNDESTKYVRLKRQLGLLSAISVIVNSMIGSGIFVSPKGVILHAGSIGLSMIVWTICGMFSLVGSLCYAELGTSLPYSGGIYIYINEIFGGLLAFLTMWISVLIRSPVGAAVVSLTFAFYTVQNFFEGYPVPQSATRLIAAVLILFLTFINCYNVKLVTRLQTFFMFGKLLALGLIIVMGIVQLCKGRTENFHDMFQGTTHDPGQIALAIYAGMWAYSGWDMVNCLTEEIRNPSRTLPIAIAIAIPLVTIVYLLTNLAYFTALTPQEMIASDATAVVYAGRVLGPMAWIMPVFVAMSTLGSVNTLLLSCSRVLFAGARVGHLPSYVSMVNPKYLTPMVTLLVLCFFSLCMLVSSDVYKMITYLEFIESSLLAVPIIGMLYLRWKQPELERPLKVWLFIPAMYLLIALFLVIFPWYDSPVETAIGVAMVVSGIPVYFVMFKWEKKPKWIGRSSIHVQRFLQKLFYLLPEDNQYD, via the exons ATGAGTATTCGTCTGAAGAGCCCGTTAAAGAGACGTCACCACCGAGGGAAACCGAAACATCGGGAATTTTCCGATGTGCCGCTCCTCTCGCAATCCTCAACGTCCGACACTGAAAGTTACTCATCGAGTATCCATAGCGATGACCAAGAATCAGAGGAAAACCGCCAGCAAGCGACGACGTTAGGCCTCGATATCCACGATGCTAAACCTTTAGAAGAGATCCTCCTAAATGATGAATCGACGAAATATGTCCGCCTGAAACGTCAGCTCGGACTCCTGAGTGCGATAAGCGTTATCGTGAACTCTATGATCGGTAGTGGGATATTTGTAAGCCCCAAAGGTGTGATCTTGCACGCCGGGTCCATAGGGCTATCGATGATAGTATGGACGATATGTGGTATGTTCTCCCTAGTAGGATCGCTATGCTATGCCGAACTGGGGACGTCTCTACCATATTCTGGTGGCATTTATATctatatcaatgaaatatttggTGGACTGCTGGCTTTCTTGACCATGTGGATCTCGGTCCTGATTCGATCTCCAGTCGGTGCCGCTGTCGTCTCACTCACCTTTGCATTTTACACGGTGCAGAACTTCTTTGAGGGATACCCAGTTCCACAGTCGGCAACACGGTTGATAGCAGCAGTTTTGATAT TGTTCCTGACCTTTATCAACTGTTACAACGTTAAGCTCGTGACGAGATTACAGACTTTCTTCATGTTTGGGAAACTTCTGGCTCTCGGGCTGATTATTGTGATGGGAATTGTCCAGCTGTGTAAAG GTCGAACTGAGAACTTCCATGACATGTTCCAGGGGACAACTCATGATCCTGGCCAGATAGCCCTAGCCATCTATGCCGGGATGTGGGCATATTCAGGCTG GGACATGGTGAATTGCTTGACAGAGGAGATAAGAAATCCCTCGCG AACTCTTCCCATTGCAATTGCCATCGCCATACCGCTGGTCACAATCGTTTATTTATTGACAAATCTGGCGTACTTCACGGCCTTGACCCCGCAGGAAATGATAGCGTCAGACGCAACAGCCGTG GTGTATGCTGGAAGGGTGCTAGGACCAATGGCTTGGATAATGCCTGTGTTTGTCGCCATGTCAACCCTTGGTAGTGTCAATacattattattgtcttgttcaAG AGTCCTGTTCGCTGGTGCTAGAGTTGGCCATCTGCCTTCCTATGTGTCCATGGTCAACCCGAAATACCTTACACCTATGGTTACACTTCTAGTCCTT tgcTTTTTCAGTCTGTGTATGCTGGTGTCGTCGGACGTCTACAAAATGATCACATACTTGGAGTTCATAGAATCAAGCCTTCTCGCCGTGCCGATTATTGGGATGCTATACCTCAGATGGAAACAACCAGAACTCGAAAGACCATTAAAG GTGTGGTTGTTTATCCCAGCCATGTATCTTCTCATTGCCTTATTCCTGGTGATCTTCCCATGGTATGACAGCCCGGTGGAGACCGCTATCGGCGTTGCCATGGTGGTCTCCGGGATACCAGTCTACTTCGTTATGTTCAAGTGGGAGAAGAAACCGAAGTGGATTGGGAGAAGTTCAA TCCATGTGCAGAGGTTCCTCCAGAAGTTGTTTTATCTGCTGCCAGAGGATAACCAATATGATTAG
- the LOC135493894 gene encoding trichohyalin-like: protein MSVQPTTKRKQARIPSKMNGDDLLQLKYMKNAEISPRVLSFNMASRVEMSRKINWGYKEQALNLEKVKKSQYLYYKQLKRLQQEKRTLQQQSYRYKQAEAKMDVEHEKRDRRIRKILDDYEEKSRAIIEDILKAANQKSLKKRTVEADLDASEEDGDGKKDDTAKEEEKRREAEERERQEEEDRQRKAEEEERADTLEEELSSGQDGSRGNVRLRQVWRPADAEKHSERRGSVYIEYIYVKPGARTMTIEVVEPPNSKTKRRKSRVSPHHFESDSDLDHSGKRRLSMRRRSSKTIEVNLKSPNEPKTVVRARSPELTKGSEEQTTALPPLKTVENRTKEPPPNSVLLDNYRENGVHDAISEVEDANSVDVMVDLRPTLSKMEMPQASPKARPSQQFKALPAISENQSLVNQEVAEEELAANFREVILRDSQVLIITPTLHEEDGASIPDSRSRSTRSSRSDSHNSQKRAKKPVNNIEYNKQKQREREEERQRILQLPYTAYTMDKEGKVVAMLGPPKPMDTKPPSNYQKYKRDKLLEKTREKQTTENETLQKFMGEVGDYVKAMPPPPHPNPDISIEEMAHMIEGETKKEEPRGSRTSLPGNLMIFLRNKYDELPEDMDPNSMEALARCKYLRDFDAEEAKEAKKAGRRKSSWQVNAQTASGSSPRT, encoded by the exons ATGTCAGTTCAACCAACTACGAAGCGGAAACAGGCGCGGATCCCGTCCAAAATGAACGGCGACGATCTGCTGCAACTGAAATACATGAAGAACGCCGAGATCAGCCCGCGGGTTTTGTCATTCAACATGGCGTCCCGAGTCGAAATGTCAAGAAAGATCAACTGGGGTTACAAGGAGCAGGCGCTGAATTTGGAAAAGGTGAAAAAGAGTCAGTATCTCTATTACAAACAGTTAAAGCGACTGCAGCAGGAGAAAAGGACTTTACAGCAGCAGTCGTACCGTTATAAACAAGCGGAGGCCAAGATGGATGTTGAGCATGAGAAACGCGATCGAAGGATACGAAAGATTCTGGATGATTATGAGGAGAAATCTCGCGCCATCATTGAGGATATCTTGAAGGCGGCCAACCAGAAATCACTGAAGAAGCGGACGGTGGAGGCCGACCTGGATGCGAGTGAGGAGGATGGGGATGGAAAGAAGGATGACACTGCGAAAGAGGAGGAGAAACGGAGGGAAGCAGAGGAGAGGGAACGACAGGAAGAGGAAGACAGACAGCGAAAAGCAGAAGAGGAGGAGAGAGCGGATACCTTGGAGGAAGAGTTGTCGTCAGGTCAGGATGGGTCCCGCGGGAATGTCCGACTGAGGCAGGTCTGGAGGCCTGCTGATGCTGAGAAACACTCTGAACGGAGAGGGTCTGTCTATATTGAGTACATCTATGTGAAGCCTGGTGCTAGGACGATGACAATAGAAGTTGTGGAACCACCCAACAGTAAAACGAAGCGGCGGAAGAGCAGGGTGTCCCCGCATCACTTTGAGAGTGACAGTGATTTAGATCATTCCGGCAAACGACGTCTGTCGATGCGGAGAAGGTCGTCCAAAACGATAGAAGTCAACTTGAAGAGCCCAAATGAACCAAAAACGGTCGTCAGAGCAAGAAGTCCGGAATTGACAAAGGGGTCGGAGGAGCAGACGACAGCTTTGCCGCCATTGAAAACTGTCGAAAATAGGACGAAAGAACCGCCACCTAATTCTGTCCTTCTTGATAACTATCGCGAAAACGGTGTCCATGACGCCATTTCTGAGGTTGAGGACGCAAATAGTGTCGACGTCATGGTTGACCTTCGCCCAACTTTGTCTAAAATGGAGATGCCACAGGCGTCACCCAAAGCCAGGCCGTCTCAACAGTTCAAAGCACTGCCCGCCATCAGCGAGAACCAATCATTAGTCAACCAAGAAGTTGCTGAAGAAGAGCTTGCAGCGAATTTCAGAGAAGTAATACTCAGAGATTCACAGGTTTTGATAATAACCCCCACCCTGCATGAGGAGGATGGGGCGTCCATCCCGgactcaaggtcaaggtcaacgaGGTCCTCACGTTCAGACAGCCATAATTCTCAAAAGAGAGCAAAGAAACCTGTGAACAATATAGAGTACAATAAACAAAAGCAACGAGAGAGGGAAGAGGAGAGACAGAGGATTCTTCAGCTTCCTTACACGGCTTACACGATGGATAAAGAGGGCAAGGTCGTTGCGATGCTCGGGCCCCCGAAACCAATGGACACCAAACCGCCGTCCAACTATCAGAAGTACAAGCGGGACAAGTTGCTTGAGAAGACGCGAGAGAAACAGACGACGGAGAATGAGACACTGCAGAAGTTTATGGGGGAGGTTGGCGATTACG TTAAAGCGATGCCGCCGCCGCCACACCCAAACCCCGACATCAGCATTGAGGAGATGGCGCACATGATCGAAGGTGAAACCAAGAAGGAGGAACCAAGAGGCAGTCGGACGAGTCTTCCCGGGAACCTTATGATATTCCTTCGGAACAAATATGACGAGTTACCAGAGGACATGGACCCTAACTCAATGGAGGCATTGGCCAGGTGTAAATATCTCCGGGACTTTGACGCGGAGGAGGCCAAGGAGGCCAAAAAGGCAGGCAGGCGAAAATCCAGCTGGCAGGTTAACGCGCAGACGGCGTCGGGCAGTTCACCCAGGACGTAG